A section of the Arabiibacter massiliensis genome encodes:
- a CDS encoding YfcC family protein, with amino-acid sequence MPDEAVKKEKKQREPLSSYSILFIIIIIVGLATVVCSFITPQVTAATLPEILDSSVEGLIDAAEISFFLLILGGCLGMVTKIGALDAGITALVRKMHGHELLLIPIIMAIFALLGSSYGFCEEAVPFYALLSLTMVAAGFDTMVAVATVLLGAGVGCLGSTVNPFANGVAIDTLKGVGIEANPGVSIVLGLVLLAASYALAVFFVMRYARKVKAEKGSTILSLQEQKAMQQAFGTEAQKGEKAQEGESTPAMTRTQAVALALFGLSFLIMIIGFIPWQSFGVDIFTLGGVYDEAAEAWTVLPWSAWVTGAPLGEWYFKDASVWFLVMSIVIGVVARMSERQIVDAWIDGAADMVGVALVVGLARAISILMAATHLDVMILDNASHLLAGSSAFVFAPVCYLIFLGLSFIITSTSALATLSMPIMGSLATSLGFSPDVMVMIFVAANGLANLFSPTAAFLPGLMMAKVEYGTWLKWAVKPIIVIGLASVVVLTAAMVML; translated from the coding sequence ATGCCTGACGAAGCGGTCAAGAAGGAGAAGAAGCAGCGCGAGCCGCTGTCCTCCTACAGCATCCTGTTCATCATCATCATCATCGTGGGCTTGGCCACCGTGGTGTGCTCGTTCATCACGCCGCAGGTGACGGCCGCCACGCTGCCCGAGATCCTCGATTCGTCGGTGGAGGGCCTGATCGATGCGGCCGAGATCTCGTTCTTCCTGCTCATCCTCGGCGGCTGCTTGGGGATGGTCACGAAGATCGGCGCGCTCGACGCCGGCATCACGGCGCTCGTGCGCAAGATGCACGGCCACGAGCTGCTGCTCATCCCCATCATCATGGCCATCTTCGCGCTGCTCGGCAGCTCGTACGGCTTCTGCGAGGAGGCCGTGCCGTTCTACGCGCTGCTCTCGCTCACCATGGTGGCGGCCGGCTTCGACACGATGGTGGCCGTGGCCACCGTGCTCTTGGGCGCCGGCGTGGGCTGCCTCGGCTCCACGGTGAACCCGTTCGCCAACGGCGTGGCCATCGACACGCTCAAGGGCGTGGGCATCGAGGCCAACCCGGGCGTCAGCATCGTGCTGGGCCTCGTGCTTCTGGCGGCCTCCTACGCGCTGGCGGTGTTCTTCGTCATGCGCTACGCGCGCAAGGTGAAGGCGGAGAAGGGCTCCACCATCCTGTCGCTGCAGGAGCAGAAAGCCATGCAGCAGGCGTTCGGCACCGAGGCGCAGAAGGGCGAGAAGGCCCAGGAGGGCGAATCGACGCCGGCCATGACGCGCACGCAGGCCGTCGCGCTCGCGCTGTTCGGCCTGTCGTTTTTGATCATGATCATCGGGTTCATCCCGTGGCAGAGCTTCGGCGTGGATATCTTCACGCTGGGCGGCGTGTACGACGAGGCCGCCGAGGCGTGGACGGTGCTGCCGTGGAGCGCATGGGTGACGGGCGCGCCTCTGGGCGAGTGGTACTTCAAGGACGCGTCGGTGTGGTTCCTCGTCATGTCCATCGTCATCGGCGTGGTGGCGCGCATGTCCGAGCGCCAGATCGTGGACGCGTGGATCGACGGCGCCGCCGACATGGTGGGCGTGGCGCTGGTCGTGGGCCTCGCGCGCGCCATCTCCATCCTCATGGCCGCGACGCACCTCGACGTCATGATCCTCGACAACGCCTCGCATCTGCTCGCGGGCTCGAGCGCCTTCGTGTTCGCGCCGGTGTGCTACCTCATCTTCCTGGGGCTCTCGTTCATCATCACGTCCACCTCGGCGCTGGCGACGCTTTCCATGCCCATCATGGGCTCGCTCGCCACGTCGCTCGGGTTCTCGCCCGACGTCATGGTGATGATCTTCGTAGCGGCGAACGGCCTTGCGAACCTGTTCAGCCCCACGGCGGCGTTCCTGCCCGGCCTGATGATGGCCAAGGTGGAGTACGGCACCTGGCTGAAGTGGGCCGTGAAGCCCATCATCGTCATCGGCCTAGCGAGCGTGGTCGTGCTCACCGCGGCCATGGTGATGCTGTAA